From the Bubalus kerabau isolate K-KA32 ecotype Philippines breed swamp buffalo chromosome 2, PCC_UOA_SB_1v2, whole genome shotgun sequence genome, one window contains:
- the SLC5A3 gene encoding sodium/myo-inositol cotransporter has translation MRAVLETADIAIVALYFILVMCIGFFAMWKSNRSTVSGYFLAGRSMTWVAIGASLFVSNIGSEHFIGLAGSGAASGFAVGAWEFNALLLLQLLGWVFIPIYIRSGVYTMPEYLSKRFGGHRIQVYFAALSLILYIFTKLSVDLYSGALFIQESLGWNLYVSVILLIGMTALLTVTGGLVAVIYTDTLQALLMIVGALTLMVISMMEIGGFEEVKRRYMLASPNVTSILLTYNLSNTNSCNVHPKKDALKMLRNPTDEDVPWPGFILGQTPASVWYWCADQVIVQRVLAAKNIAHAKGSTLMAGFLKLLPMFIIVVPGMISRILFADDIACINPEHCMQVCGSRAGCSNIAYPRLVMKLVPVGLRGLMMAVMIAALMSDLDSIFNSASTIFTLDVYKLIRKSASSRELMIVGRIFVAFMVVISIAWVPIIVEMQGGQMYLYIQEVADYLTPPVAALFLLAIFWKRCNEQGAFYGGMAGFILGAVRLTLAFAYRAPECDQPDNRPVFIKDIHYMYVATALFWITGLITVIVSLLTPPPTKEQIRTTTFWSKKSLVVKESCSPKDEPYKMQEKSILRCSENSEAINHVIPNGKSEDSIKGLQPEDVNLLVTCREEGNPVASLGHSEAETPVDAYSNGQAALMGEKERKKEAEDGSQYWKFIDWFCGFKSKSLSKRSLRDLMEEEAVCLQMLEEPPQVKVILNIGLFAVCSLGIFMFVYFSL, from the coding sequence ATGAGGGCTGTACTGGAGACAGCAGACATTGCCATAGTGGCCCTGTATTTTATCCTGGTCATGTGCATTGGTTTTTTTGCCATGTGGAAATCTAATAGAAGCACCGTGAGTGGATACTTCTTGGCGGGGCGCTCTATGACCTGGGTAGCAATTGGTGCCTCTCTATTTGTGAGCAATATTGGGAGTGAGCACTTCATTGGGCTGGCAGGATCTGGAGCCGCAAGTGGATTTGCAGTGGGCGCATGGGAGTTCAATGCCTTGCTGCTTTTGCAACTTCTGGGATGGGTTTTCATCCCGATTTACATCCGGTCGGGGGTATACACCATGCCTGAATATTTGTCCAAGCGATTTGGTGGCCATAGGATTCAGGTCTATTTTGCAGCGTTGTCTCTGATTCTCTATATCTTCACCAAGCTCTCTGTGGATCTGTATTCGGGTGCCCTCTTTATCCAGGAGTCTTTGGGTTGGAACCTCTATGTGTCTGTCATCCTGCTCATTGGCATGACCGCTTTGCTGACAGTCACCGGAGGCCTTGTCGCAGTAATCTACACAGACACCTTGCAGGCTCTGCTCATGATCGTTGGGGCACTCACACTTATGGTGATTAGCATGATGGAGATTGGCGGGTTTGAGGAAGTTAAGAGAAGGTACATGTTGGCCTCACCCAATGTCACTTCCATCCTGCTGACGTACAACCTTTCCAACACAAATTCTTGTAATGTCCACCCCAAGAAAGACGCACTGAAAATGTTGCGGAACCCAACAGATGAAGACGTTCCTTGGCCTGGATTCATCCTTGGGCAGACCCCGGCTTCAGTCTGGTACTGGTGTGCTGACCAGGTCATCGTGCAGAGGGTCCTAGCAGCCAAAAACATTGCTCATGCCAAAGGCTCCACCCTGATGGCCGGCTTCCTGAAGCTTCTGCCAATGTTTATCATAGTGGTCCCCGGAATGATTTCCCGGATACTGTTTGCCGATGACATAGCTTGCATCAACCCCGAGCACTGCATGCAGGTGTGTGGAAGCAGAGCTGGGTGCTCTAACATTGCCTACCCGCGCCTCGTGATGAAGCTGGTTCCCGTGGGCCTCCGGGGCCTGATGATGGCCGTGATGATTGCCGCTCTGATGAGTGACTTGGACTCCATCTTCAACAGCGCCAGCACCATATTCACCCTCGATGTGTACAAACTCATCCGCAAGAGCGCCAGCTCCCGGGAACTGATGATCGTGGGCAGGATATTTGTGGCCTTCATGGTGGTGATCAGCATCGCGTGGGTGCCCATCATCGTGGAGATGCAAGGAGGCCAGATGTACCTTTACATCCAGGAGGTAGCTGACTATCTGACGCCCCCAGTTGCAGCCCTGTTCCTTCTGGCCATTTTCTGGAAGCGCTGCAATGAACAAGGGGCTTTCTATGGTGGAATGGCGGGCTTTATCCTTGGAGCAGTCCGCTTGACACTGGCCTTTGCCTACCGTGCCCCGGAATGTGACCAACCTGATAACAGGCCAGTCTTCATTAAAGACATCCATTACATGTATGTGGCCACAGCGTTGTTTTGGATCACAGGACTCATTACTGTAATTGTTAGTCTTCTCACACCACCTCCTACGAAGGAACAGATTCGCACCACCACCTTTTGGTCtaagaagagcctggtggtcaaGGAGAGCTGCTCCCCAAAAGATGAACCGTACAAAATGCAAGAGAAGAGCATTCTGAGATGCAGTGAGAATAGCGAGGCCATCAACCACGTCATCCCCAATGGGAAGTCTGAGGACAGCATCAAGGGCCTGCAGCCGGAAGATGTGAATCTGTTGGTGACCTGCAGAGAGGAGGGCAACCCAGTGGCTTCCTTAGGTCATTCGGAGGCAGAAACACCCGTGGATGCGTATTCCAACGGGCAGGCAGCGCTCATgggtgagaaagagagaaagaaagaagcagaggACGGAAGCCAGTACTGGAAGTTCATCGATTGGTTTTGTGGCTTTAAAAGTAAGAGCCTCAGCAAGAGGAGTCTCAGAGACCTGATGGAGGAGGAGGCTGTTTGTTTACAAATGTTGGAAGAACCTCCACAAGTTAAAGTAATACTCAATATTGGACTTTTTGCTGTGTGTTCACTTGGAATTTtcatgtttgtttatttctccttatGA